The sequence TGGCTGCCAGCCCGGGCGAGCGGCGATGCATGGCTGCCCTGGCTGCTGTCCGCGTGCGTGCTGGCCGCCTTCGCTGCGCTATACCTGCTGCAGTCGCTGTTGCGCGCCGACCCCTGCGGCGCGCTCTCGCGGCGGCTGCACCCCTGGTTCTATGCCGGGCTGTTCCTCGACGACCGACTGACCCGGGTTGCCTTTGCGGCCTGGCCGCTGCGCGGCCCGAGGAGCCACACATGAACATGCCGTCCGAAGCACTGCTCGACCGCGCACGGGCGATCGCCGCGGCGGTGCATGCCGCAACCGCGCGCATCGTGCCTGCCTGGCCGCTGGACCGGCTGATCGCGGTCAATCCCTATGAAGGACATGCGGACAAGCCGATCGCCGACGCACAGGCCAGACTCGATCGCCTGTGCGGGACCTCGATGCTCATGCCGCGTACCTGGTATCGCGACGAGTGGCTTGCGGGCCGGCTCTGCCGCGAAGACCTGGAAGGTGCCGTCGACCTCTGGCTGGAAGAGGCTGGCGCGAGGCGAAGCGACAACGGGGACCTGCCGCGCCGCGAGCGGCTGCTCGATGCGCTGCTGGGTGCGCTCGAACCGGGCAGCGAGGACGAGCCGTTGGATGGGCACCGGCTGCCGCTGGCGACGGCACTGGCCGATGGCCCGCACCTGCCCGGGCAGCCGGTGAGCTGGGCCGAGCTCGTCGTGCACCAGGTCAGCCAGCATTGTGCGGCGTGGTTCGACGACGGCCAGTCCGCATGGCGGCCCGACCCGGCAGCGAGCCTCTATGCATCCTGGCGCGAGCGTATCGCGTTCGACCGTGGGCTGCCGTCCCGCGATGGCCGCGCGGGCTTGCGCCACTGGGCGGCAGCGCTGCCGGCAGATCCGCTCACTGCGGTAACGGCGACAGCGGACCTTCTGTGCGTCGCCGATGCCGACCTCGAGGAATGGTGCGAAGCGCTGCTGCTCGACGTCGGCGGCTGGGCTGCCGCATGCGCCTATCGCCGGCGCCAGCAGGCCCCGACGCATGTCGAGGGCGCGCTGCCGCCCGCCGACCCGATGGAAGACCTGCTGGGCATCCGCGCCGGCTGGGAATGGCTGCTGCTGCACGACGATACGACGCTCCCCGGGCGTCTGCGTGCCGCCTGGCACGAAACGGCCAGCGCGCGTGCGCGCGCTGCGGCTGCCGACCCGCCTGTCGACTGGCTTCTGCAGTCGGCGCTCGAGCACGCATACAGCCGGCCACTCTGCAAGGCCCTGGCGCAGGACGCGACCGACGAGAAAGCGGCAGATCACGCGCCTGCCGCATGTCCCGCGGTCCAGGCACTGTTCTGCATCGATGTGCGATCCGAACCCTTCCGGCGCGCGCTCGAAGCGGCCGATCCGACGATACGCACGTACGGATTCGCCGGCTTCTTCGGCGTTCCGCTCGCCCACCTGCCGCTTGGGACGGATATCGCCTCACCGCGCGTTCCCGGCCTTCTGGCCGCGTCGGTCTGCGCGACCCAGACACTGGGTACGGTCGGCGCCGACGCCTGCGCGGCCGATGACCGCCTCACCGAGCTGCGCCAGCGCAGGCTCCAGGGACAGCGTCGCTGGTCGACCATGCGCAGCGCCGCGGCATCCGCCTTCGGCTTCGTCGAGGCGATCGGGCTGTCCTACGCCGGCAAGCTGCTCAAGGACAGCCTGCCGTCTGCCGCGCGCCCGCCGCGCTGGGAAGACAACGGCCTGCGGCCCGGTGAGGCCGCGAACCTGCGGCTGCGGCTGGCGGCTGCACCTTCGGCCTCTAGCTCCCCGGATGCCGCCAGGGCTGGCTGCGACGGTTCATCGACAGAGAGCCCGGGTACAGACCTCGCCGCACGCATCCTCGGGGTACTCGGAGCCA is a genomic window of Rhodocyclaceae bacterium containing:
- a CDS encoding DUF2309 domain-containing protein translates to MNMPSEALLDRARAIAAAVHAATARIVPAWPLDRLIAVNPYEGHADKPIADAQARLDRLCGTSMLMPRTWYRDEWLAGRLCREDLEGAVDLWLEEAGARRSDNGDLPRRERLLDALLGALEPGSEDEPLDGHRLPLATALADGPHLPGQPVSWAELVVHQVSQHCAAWFDDGQSAWRPDPAASLYASWRERIAFDRGLPSRDGRAGLRHWAAALPADPLTAVTATADLLCVADADLEEWCEALLLDVGGWAAACAYRRRQQAPTHVEGALPPADPMEDLLGIRAGWEWLLLHDDTTLPGRLRAAWHETASARARAAAADPPVDWLLQSALEHAYSRPLCKALAQDATDEKAADHAPAACPAVQALFCIDVRSEPFRRALEAADPTIRTYGFAGFFGVPLAHLPLGTDIASPRVPGLLAASVCATQTLGTVGADACAADDRLTELRQRRLQGQRRWSTMRSAAASAFGFVEAIGLSYAGKLLKDSLPSAARPPRWEDNGLRPGEAANLRLRLAAAPSASSSPDAARAGCDGSSTESPGTDLAARILGVLGAIGLKAPFAPLVLIAGHGSQTRNNPHAASLDCGACGGHTGEVNARLLAQLLNDNRVRSELALRGTAIPPGTWFVAGLHNTTTDEVTLFEDTALPETHTAALARLSTRLREAGDAAREARAPSVCPDLASAGVSRLLHALRVRGNDWAQTRPEWGLAGNAAFIAAPRARTARLDLQGRAFLHDYHWTDDPDLGVLELIMTAPLVVANWINLQYYASTVDPLRYGSGNKLLHNVVGGHIGVFEGNGGDLRIGLPWQSVHDGERFRHVPLRLHAFIEAPASAIEAILGRQPRVRALIEHGWMHLFRLPARGGLPQRYLAGRWLPAAACTG